A portion of the Tenacibaculum todarodis genome contains these proteins:
- a CDS encoding DUF4252 domain-containing protein: MKQFLTTVFCLFILSISAQEKNFKEFYKAHKKEADVSLNVPGFIASFFIDDQDDEALDALLDKANNYKVLVFDNNSTSVQNDFKKFVKRNKLKTIVRIKDKGDRISIHFREEKNRIKEIIVNVFSKNKDAVMVGLKTNLTKEELNTIISKTDIKLASK; encoded by the coding sequence ATGAAACAATTTTTAACTACCGTATTTTGCTTATTCATTTTAAGCATTTCAGCACAAGAAAAAAACTTTAAAGAATTTTACAAAGCACATAAAAAAGAAGCAGATGTTTCTTTAAATGTTCCTGGATTTATAGCAAGTTTTTTTATTGACGACCAAGATGACGAAGCATTAGATGCTTTATTAGACAAAGCAAACAATTACAAGGTATTAGTTTTTGACAATAATTCAACAAGTGTACAAAACGATTTTAAAAAATTTGTAAAAAGAAACAAATTAAAAACCATTGTACGTATAAAAGATAAAGGAGATAGAATTAGCATTCACTTTAGAGAAGAAAAAAACCGAATTAAAGAAATTATAGTAAATGTCTTTAGTAAAAATAAAGACGCAGTTATGGTTGGTTTAAAAACAAACCTAACAAAAGAAGAATTAAATACAATTATTAGTAAAACCGATATTAAATTAGCTTCAAAATAA
- a CDS encoding DUF3089 domain-containing protein codes for MKNLYLVVFVMLFLSCKSTYQTQTFQSKNTPSIPDYNQEINWAVLPTTYNEELQKFAPNQTEVNNLKADVFYIYPTLNTDKKDIRWNVPINDKEQQDKVLNSAVKYQASPFATSGKIYVPYYRQAHVRSYTLYNEGGKEALEIAYSDVKNAFKTYLEKYNNGRPIIIASHSQGTTHSRRLLKEFFDEKPLKKQLIAAYLVGMGLKPNEFKSIKPMFEPTETGGFISWNTFKKGKFPENKDWYKGSVTTNPITWNNAKTTTLEQHKGFLYTNDKLYKKALTIEITDGLVWSTNPKFPMRFFMSFMKNYHTGDINLFWEDVKQNVELRTKTWLSKN; via the coding sequence ATGAAAAACTTGTATTTAGTAGTATTTGTTATGCTTTTTTTAAGTTGTAAATCAACTTACCAAACACAGACTTTTCAATCCAAAAACACACCATCTATTCCTGATTATAATCAAGAAATTAATTGGGCTGTTTTACCAACAACCTACAACGAAGAATTACAAAAATTTGCACCAAATCAAACGGAAGTTAACAACTTAAAAGCAGATGTTTTTTACATTTATCCAACCTTAAATACTGATAAAAAAGACATTCGTTGGAATGTACCAATTAATGACAAAGAACAACAAGATAAAGTTTTAAATTCGGCAGTAAAATACCAGGCTTCACCTTTTGCAACTTCTGGTAAAATCTATGTTCCATATTACAGACAAGCGCATGTACGTTCTTATACTTTATATAATGAAGGTGGAAAAGAAGCACTTGAAATTGCCTATTCAGACGTTAAAAATGCATTTAAAACCTATTTAGAAAAATACAATAACGGAAGGCCAATAATTATTGCAAGTCATAGTCAAGGAACAACACATTCACGTAGATTGTTAAAAGAATTTTTTGATGAGAAACCACTAAAAAAACAATTAATAGCAGCTTATTTAGTTGGAATGGGCCTAAAACCAAATGAATTCAAGTCAATAAAACCAATGTTTGAACCAACTGAAACCGGTGGATTTATTTCTTGGAACACTTTCAAAAAAGGAAAATTTCCTGAAAATAAAGATTGGTATAAAGGCAGCGTAACTACAAATCCAATTACGTGGAATAACGCAAAAACTACCACTTTAGAACAGCATAAAGGTTTTTTATATACAAATGATAAATTATATAAAAAAGCGCTAACTATAGAAATTACTGACGGATTAGTTTGGAGCACAAACCCTAAATTCCCGATGCGCTTTTTTATGTCTTTTATGAAAAATTACCATACAGGCGATATTAATTTATTTTGGGAAGATGTAAAACAGAACGTAGAATTGAGAACTAAAACTTGGCTAAGCAAAAATTAA
- a CDS encoding GNAT family N-acyltransferase translates to MGLVTSKEIAQVIGLEKWGFLGTFVGWILMKVTRISAVNRLYDNNKDKSDLDFLNGILNDAQIEFEIPEDDLKRIPKDGPFITISNHPLGGIDGVLLLKLLVEKRADYKIIANFLLHRAEPLKPYIMPVNPFENRKDAKSSIAGIKNSLLHLREGKPLGIFPAGEVSTYKDGELKVDKPWEEGAVKLIKKAKVPVIPIYFHAKNSKLFYILSSISDTLRSAKLPSEVMTQKRRVVKVRIGKPISVKDQDAYPDIPSFYEFIRKKTYMLANPFQKTPVKILSSQNLKIPKKAKKITAQRSPELFKKEIDQLRDDGNRLLASKNYEVFFANAKEIPNLLHEIGRTREITFRDVGEGTNKPLDLDKYDKYYYHLILWDSNKNTLVGAYRMGLGKDIFKKHGINGFYVHSLFRIEPELYSMMENTIELGRAYIVKEYQQKPMPLFLLWKGIVHVTLRYPKYKYLMGGVSISNQFSEFSKSLMIEFMKSHYYDPYVAQYIHPKKEFKVQLKDGDKDFVFDATKADMQKFDKIIDEIEPGALRIPVLIKKYVKQNARLVAFNVDPKFNNAIDGLMYIKVADIPESTVKPVMEEFQAELERKAQEELNK, encoded by the coding sequence ATGGGATTAGTTACATCAAAGGAGATTGCACAAGTTATAGGACTAGAAAAATGGGGTTTTCTTGGTACTTTTGTTGGTTGGATTTTAATGAAAGTTACTCGTATTTCTGCTGTTAACAGGCTATATGACAACAATAAAGACAAATCTGACTTAGATTTTTTAAATGGTATCTTAAATGATGCTCAAATAGAATTTGAAATTCCAGAAGACGATTTAAAAAGAATACCCAAAGATGGACCATTTATTACAATTTCTAATCATCCTTTGGGAGGAATTGATGGTGTTTTATTATTAAAATTATTGGTTGAAAAAAGAGCTGATTATAAAATAATTGCAAATTTTTTACTACACAGAGCAGAGCCTTTAAAACCTTATATAATGCCTGTAAATCCTTTTGAAAACAGAAAGGATGCAAAATCTAGTATTGCTGGAATTAAAAACTCACTATTACATTTACGTGAAGGAAAACCTTTAGGTATTTTTCCAGCTGGTGAGGTTTCAACCTATAAAGATGGCGAATTAAAGGTTGATAAACCTTGGGAAGAAGGAGCTGTAAAATTAATTAAGAAAGCAAAAGTTCCTGTAATTCCTATTTACTTTCATGCTAAAAACAGTAAACTTTTTTATATCCTTTCAAGTATTAGTGATACGTTAAGGTCTGCTAAATTACCTTCTGAAGTAATGACACAAAAAAGACGTGTTGTTAAAGTAAGAATAGGTAAACCTATTTCTGTAAAAGATCAAGATGCGTATCCAGACATTCCTTCTTTTTATGAATTTATAAGGAAGAAAACCTATATGTTGGCAAATCCTTTTCAGAAAACGCCAGTTAAAATTTTATCTTCTCAGAATTTAAAAATTCCTAAGAAAGCTAAGAAAATTACAGCACAAAGAAGTCCAGAGTTATTTAAAAAAGAAATTGACCAACTTAGAGATGATGGAAATCGTTTATTAGCAAGTAAAAACTACGAAGTGTTTTTTGCCAATGCAAAAGAAATACCAAACTTACTACATGAAATAGGTAGAACAAGAGAAATTACCTTTAGAGATGTTGGTGAAGGAACTAATAAGCCGTTAGATTTAGATAAATATGATAAGTATTATTATCACTTAATTTTATGGGATAGTAATAAAAACACATTAGTTGGTGCTTATAGAATGGGTCTTGGTAAGGATATTTTTAAAAAGCATGGAATAAACGGTTTTTACGTGCATTCTTTATTTAGAATTGAACCTGAACTATATTCAATGATGGAAAACACTATTGAACTAGGTAGAGCATATATCGTAAAGGAATATCAGCAAAAACCAATGCCACTATTTTTATTATGGAAAGGAATTGTACATGTTACGCTTCGTTATCCTAAGTACAAATATTTAATGGGTGGAGTTAGTATTAGTAATCAGTTTTCTGAATTTTCTAAATCTTTAATGATTGAGTTTATGAAATCTCATTATTACGATCCGTATGTTGCACAATATATTCATCCTAAGAAAGAGTTTAAGGTTCAACTAAAAGATGGTGATAAAGATTTTGTCTTCGATGCTACAAAAGCGGATATGCAAAAATTTGATAAGATTATTGATGAGATTGAACCAGGAGCATTGCGTATACCTGTTTTAATAAAGAAGTATGTGAAACAGAACGCTCGTTTGGTAGCTTTTAACGTAGATCCAAAATTTAATAATGCAATTGATGGTTTAATGTATATTAAGGTGGCAGATATACCCGAAAGCACTGTTAAACCAGTTATGGAAGAGTTTCAAGCTGAATTAGAACGCAAAGCACAAGAAGAACTAAATAAATAA
- a CDS encoding GNAT family N-acetyltransferase codes for MSFIIRKGEQKDMQSVLDLITELAVFEKEPNAVEVTVDDLLRDGFSENPKFKTFVAEENNVIIGMALFYERYSTWKGVSIHLEDLMVTQSKRGIGAGKALYTAVLNYAHKNKCKRVAWEVLDWNTNAIKFYENSGANILKGWSVVHMTERNLDTYINENI; via the coding sequence ATGAGTTTTATAATAAGAAAAGGAGAGCAAAAAGACATGCAATCTGTTTTAGATTTAATAACAGAATTAGCTGTATTTGAAAAGGAACCAAATGCGGTTGAAGTTACTGTAGATGATTTACTTCGTGATGGTTTTTCTGAAAACCCTAAATTTAAAACTTTTGTTGCAGAAGAAAATAATGTAATTATTGGAATGGCGCTTTTTTACGAACGTTATTCGACTTGGAAAGGTGTTTCTATTCATTTAGAAGACCTTATGGTTACACAAAGTAAAAGAGGTATTGGAGCTGGTAAAGCTTTATACACCGCAGTTTTAAATTACGCACATAAAAACAAATGCAAAAGAGTTGCTTGGGAAGTTTTAGATTGGAATACAAATGCAATTAAATTTTACGAAAACTCTGGAGCAAATATTTTAAAAGGTTGGTCTGTTGTTCATATGACAGAAAGAAATTTAGATACATATATAAATGAGAATATTTAA
- a CDS encoding cystathionine gamma-synthase, whose product MKFNTKAIHGGQKPEKSTGAIVPPIFQTSTYAQASFGASQEYNYSRGSNPTRTALEDSLATLENGTHGFAFSSGLAAIDCVLRTLKPGDQIVAGNDLYGGTYRMFTKLFKKYGLEFNYVDTYSAKNVSEAITEKTTLVWLETPTNPLMKIADIQAISSEVKKVNPSILIAVDNTFATPYLQQPLNLGADIVMHSVTKYLGGHSDVLMGALIVKDAKLAEELHFIQFAAGAIAGPMDSFLALRGIKTLHIRMQRHSENAKAVANLLKNHPKAGAVYYPGLDDHPNYEVAKKQMKDFGGVVSFSLKDESKEATFKFLENLNFFTIAESLGGVESMVNHAATMSHASMPKEARLKAGITDSLIRLSVGIEDIEDLLGDLEKVLSK is encoded by the coding sequence ATGAAATTCAATACAAAAGCAATTCACGGAGGTCAAAAACCAGAAAAATCAACTGGTGCAATTGTTCCACCAATATTTCAAACATCCACTTACGCACAAGCAAGTTTTGGAGCAAGTCAAGAATACAATTACTCAAGAGGTTCCAACCCAACAAGAACAGCATTAGAAGATAGTTTAGCTACCTTAGAAAACGGAACACATGGTTTTGCTTTTTCTTCCGGTTTAGCAGCAATAGACTGTGTTTTAAGAACATTAAAGCCTGGAGATCAAATAGTTGCAGGAAACGATTTGTACGGCGGAACTTACAGAATGTTTACCAAATTATTTAAAAAATACGGATTAGAATTTAACTATGTAGATACATATTCTGCTAAAAACGTATCAGAAGCAATTACAGAAAAAACAACATTAGTTTGGTTAGAAACACCAACTAATCCGTTAATGAAAATTGCAGATATTCAAGCAATTTCATCTGAAGTAAAAAAAGTTAATCCATCTATATTAATAGCTGTAGACAATACTTTTGCAACACCTTATTTACAACAACCTTTAAATTTAGGAGCAGATATTGTAATGCATTCAGTAACAAAATATTTAGGAGGACATTCCGATGTTTTAATGGGAGCTTTAATTGTAAAAGACGCAAAATTAGCCGAAGAATTACATTTTATTCAATTTGCAGCAGGTGCAATTGCAGGTCCAATGGATTCTTTTTTAGCTTTACGCGGCATAAAAACATTACATATTAGAATGCAACGGCATTCCGAAAATGCTAAAGCAGTGGCTAATTTATTGAAAAACCATCCAAAAGCTGGAGCAGTTTATTATCCTGGTTTGGACGATCATCCAAATTACGAAGTCGCTAAAAAACAAATGAAGGATTTTGGTGGCGTGGTTTCTTTCAGCTTAAAAGACGAAAGTAAAGAAGCTACTTTTAAATTTTTAGAAAACCTTAATTTTTTTACCATCGCAGAATCTTTAGGTGGCGTAGAAAGTATGGTAAATCATGCTGCAACCATGTCTCACGCATCAATGCCAAAAGAAGCACGGTTAAAAGCAGGAATTACAGACTCATTAATTCGCTTAAGTGTAGGTATAGAAGATATTGAAGACTTATTAGGTGATTTAGAAAAGGTACTTTCTAAATAA
- a CDS encoding DinB family protein → MTTQFNILEKSRALTLKAIDGLTLEQLHKIPDGFKNNIAWNIAHLVVTQQLLQYKLSGLNCLCPEELIETYRKGTVPTTTFTQEEFDEVLELFSGLPETLQEDYEAGIFENYNEYPTSTGYVIKSIENAISFNNYHEGIHLGIIMSLKKFV, encoded by the coding sequence ATGACGACTCAATTTAATATTCTTGAAAAATCTAGAGCATTAACGCTAAAAGCAATAGACGGTTTAACATTAGAGCAATTACATAAAATTCCAGACGGATTTAAAAATAACATTGCTTGGAACATTGCCCATTTAGTGGTTACACAACAGTTATTACAGTATAAATTATCGGGTTTAAATTGTTTGTGTCCAGAAGAATTAATAGAAACTTATAGAAAAGGAACTGTACCAACAACAACATTTACACAAGAAGAATTTGACGAAGTTTTAGAACTTTTCTCTGGCTTACCAGAAACTTTACAAGAAGATTATGAAGCTGGTATTTTCGAGAATTATAATGAATATCCGACAAGCACTGGTTATGTTATAAAGTCTATAGAAAACGCAATTTCATTTAATAACTATCACGAAGGTATCCATTTAGGTATTATCATGTCGCTTAAAAAATTCGTTTAA
- a CDS encoding superoxide dismutase codes for MAFKLPELGYAYDALEPNIDARTMEIHHTKHHNGYTTKLNAAIEGTDLEGKSIEDILANLDMSNGGVRNNGGGFYNHSLFWSVMNPEGKGRLSGELKDAIEAAFGDVDAFKDAFSKAAATQFGSGWAWLCVLPGGKVEVCSTPNQDNPLMPGVTCGGTPILGLDVWEHAYYLNYQNRRPDYINAFFNVINWNEVERRYAEAK; via the coding sequence ATGGCTTTTAAATTACCAGAATTAGGTTACGCTTATGATGCGTTAGAACCAAATATAGATGCAAGAACTATGGAAATTCACCATACAAAACATCACAACGGATATACAACAAAATTAAATGCTGCTATTGAAGGTACAGATTTAGAAGGAAAATCTATTGAAGATATTCTTGCTAATTTAGATATGAGTAATGGTGGAGTAAGAAATAACGGAGGTGGTTTTTACAATCACTCTTTATTTTGGTCAGTAATGAATCCTGAAGGAAAAGGACGTTTATCTGGAGAATTAAAAGATGCTATTGAAGCTGCTTTTGGTGATGTAGATGCTTTTAAAGATGCTTTTTCTAAAGCTGCAGCTACACAATTTGGTTCTGGATGGGCTTGGTTATGTGTACTTCCTGGAGGAAAAGTAGAAGTTTGTTCTACTCCAAATCAAGATAATCCATTAATGCCAGGAGTAACTTGTGGTGGAACGCCAATTTTAGGATTAGATGTTTGGGAACACGCTTATTACTTAAACTACCAAAACAGAAGACCAGATTATATTAATGCGTTTTTTAACGTTATTAACTGGAACGAAGTGGAAAGAAGATACGCAGAAGCTAAATAG
- a CDS encoding aspartate kinase: MRIFKFGGASVKDADSVKNVAHVLQQEGTKNTLVVISAMGKMTNAFENVANSFYNKEIVLKENLDFVIKFHKAIIDDLFEEKHQINNEVEMLFGELSGFMATNNNSNYNFVYDQIVSFGELLSTKIVSAYLTEINLLNNWIDVRDLIKTDATYRDAKVNWELTEENIQHKIKANTLYITQGFLGGNSNNTTTLGREGSDYTAGIFAYCLNAESVTIWKDVDGVLNADPRVFKETQLLNQISYTEAIEMAFYGASVIHPKTLQPLEKKEIPLYVRSFINLKNSGTKVSKGVNLMPLTPCFVVKKEQILVSISANDFSFMVENNISYIFKKLHEHRLKVNLIQNSAISFSVCIEDKFSNFDAFYNELKNAFKITFHSEVTLYTIRHFDKEAVKNIEKNGKVLLKQINKETTQVVIK, translated from the coding sequence ATGAGAATATTTAAGTTTGGTGGAGCATCTGTAAAAGATGCCGATAGTGTAAAAAACGTTGCTCATGTTTTACAACAAGAAGGCACAAAAAACACATTAGTTGTTATTTCTGCTATGGGAAAAATGACAAATGCTTTTGAAAACGTAGCGAACTCTTTTTACAATAAAGAAATTGTTTTAAAAGAAAATCTTGATTTTGTAATCAAGTTTCATAAAGCTATTATTGATGATTTATTTGAAGAAAAACATCAAATAAACAATGAAGTAGAAATGCTTTTTGGTGAATTAAGTGGTTTTATGGCTACAAACAACAACTCCAATTATAATTTTGTTTACGATCAAATTGTAAGTTTTGGTGAGCTACTTTCAACTAAAATTGTAAGTGCTTATTTAACTGAAATCAATTTATTAAATAATTGGATTGATGTAAGAGATTTAATTAAAACTGATGCTACTTATAGAGATGCAAAAGTAAATTGGGAACTTACAGAAGAAAATATTCAACATAAAATAAAAGCAAACACCCTGTATATTACTCAAGGTTTTTTAGGCGGAAATAGTAATAATACAACCACACTTGGTAGAGAAGGTTCTGATTATACGGCAGGTATTTTTGCCTATTGTTTAAACGCAGAAAGTGTAACTATTTGGAAAGATGTTGATGGGGTTTTAAATGCAGATCCACGTGTTTTTAAAGAAACACAATTGTTAAACCAAATTTCTTATACAGAAGCTATTGAAATGGCATTTTATGGAGCTTCTGTAATTCATCCTAAAACATTACAACCTTTAGAAAAAAAGGAAATCCCGCTATATGTTCGTTCGTTTATCAATTTAAAAAACAGCGGAACAAAGGTTAGTAAAGGTGTTAATTTAATGCCACTTACTCCTTGTTTCGTGGTTAAAAAAGAACAAATATTAGTTTCTATCTCAGCAAATGATTTCTCGTTTATGGTAGAAAATAATATTAGTTATATCTTTAAAAAACTACATGAACATAGATTAAAAGTTAATTTAATTCAAAACTCGGCTATTAGTTTTTCCGTTTGTATTGAAGACAAATTTTCTAATTTCGATGCTTTCTATAATGAATTAAAAAACGCATTTAAAATTACATTTCATTCAGAAGTTACCTTATATACCATTCGTCATTTTGATAAAGAAGCGGTAAAAAACATTGAAAAAAATGGTAAAGTTCTACTAAAGCAAATAAATAAAGAAACCACCCAAGTAGTAATAAAATAA
- the atpD gene encoding F0F1 ATP synthase subunit beta translates to MSTITGKVSQIIGPVIDVEFDTQNAELPKIYDSLEIKKTDGSILVLEVQQHVGEDTVRTISMDATDGLQRGQEVLATGSPIQMPIGNDIYGRLFNVTGEAIDGLGDLPKKGDAGLPIHRLAPKFEDLSVSTEVLFTGIKVIDLIEPYAKGGKIGLFGGAGVGKTVLIQELINNIAKGHGGLSVFAGVGERTREGNDLLREMLESGIIKYGDDFMHSMEEGGWDLSKVDKPGMRDSKATFVFGQMNEPPGARARVALSGLTIAEYFRDGAGEAQGKDVLFFVDNIFRFTQAGSEVSALLGRMPSAVGYQPTLATEMGAMQERITSTKKGSITSVQAVYVPADDLTDPAPATTFAHLDATTVLSRKIAELGIYPAVDPLDSTSRILSAEILGDEHYNTATAVKELLQRYKELQDIIAILGMEELSEEDKLVVHRARRVQRFLSQPFHVAEQFTGIPGVLVDIKDTIKGFNMIMDGELDKYPEAAFNLRGSIQDAIDAGEKMLAEA, encoded by the coding sequence ATGTCTACAATAACAGGTAAAGTTTCTCAAATTATTGGCCCAGTTATCGATGTTGAATTCGACACTCAAAACGCTGAATTACCAAAAATTTATGATTCATTAGAAATTAAAAAAACAGACGGATCTATATTAGTTCTTGAAGTACAACAGCACGTAGGTGAAGATACGGTTAGAACTATATCTATGGATGCTACAGATGGTTTACAAAGAGGTCAAGAAGTTTTGGCTACTGGTAGCCCAATCCAAATGCCAATAGGAAATGATATATACGGTCGTTTATTTAATGTAACTGGAGAGGCAATTGATGGATTAGGAGATTTACCTAAAAAAGGTGATGCAGGTTTACCAATTCACCGTTTAGCACCTAAATTTGAAGATTTATCAGTTTCAACTGAAGTTTTATTTACAGGTATTAAAGTAATCGATTTAATTGAGCCTTATGCAAAAGGAGGTAAAATTGGTTTATTTGGTGGAGCAGGAGTTGGTAAAACAGTATTAATTCAAGAGTTAATTAACAACATTGCAAAAGGACACGGAGGTTTATCTGTATTTGCAGGAGTTGGAGAAAGAACTCGTGAAGGAAATGATTTACTTAGAGAGATGTTAGAATCTGGAATTATCAAGTATGGTGATGACTTTATGCATTCTATGGAAGAAGGCGGATGGGATTTATCTAAAGTTGATAAGCCAGGAATGAGAGATTCAAAAGCAACTTTTGTTTTTGGACAAATGAATGAGCCACCTGGAGCACGTGCACGTGTTGCGTTATCAGGTTTAACTATAGCTGAGTATTTTCGTGATGGAGCAGGAGAAGCACAAGGAAAAGATGTACTTTTCTTCGTAGATAATATCTTCCGTTTTACACAAGCAGGTTCTGAGGTTTCTGCCTTATTAGGTCGTATGCCTTCTGCGGTAGGTTACCAACCTACATTAGCAACAGAAATGGGAGCAATGCAAGAACGTATTACTTCAACTAAAAAAGGTTCTATTACATCTGTACAAGCAGTTTATGTACCTGCAGATGATTTAACGGATCCAGCACCAGCAACCACTTTTGCGCATTTAGATGCAACAACAGTATTGTCTCGTAAAATTGCAGAGTTAGGTATTTATCCAGCGGTAGATCCTTTAGATTCTACTTCAAGAATTTTATCTGCTGAAATTTTAGGTGATGAACATTATAATACAGCAACAGCTGTAAAAGAATTATTACAACGTTATAAAGAATTACAAGATATTATCGCAATTTTAGGTATGGAAGAATTATCTGAAGAGGATAAATTAGTAGTTCACAGAGCACGTCGTGTACAACGTTTCTTATCTCAACCATTCCACGTTGCTGAGCAATTTACTGGTATTCCTGGTGTTTTAGTAGACATTAAAGATACTATTAAAGGATTCAACATGATTATGGATGGTGAATTAGATAAATATCCTGAAGCAGCGTTTAACTTACGTGGATCAATTCAAGATGCAATTGACGCAGGAGAAAAAATGTTAGCTGAAGCGTAA
- the fbp gene encoding class 1 fructose-bisphosphatase yields MNNKHMTLGEFIIDNQNHFKYSSGELSRLINSIRLAAKVVNHEIRKAGLVDITGASGDINVQGETQQKLDVLANDLFKQTLINREIVCGIASEEEDDFVVVEGKNKANDNKYVLLMDPLDGSSNIDVNVSVGTIFSIYRRVSPEGTPVTQEDFLQKGSEQVAAGYVAYGTSTMLVFTSGNGVNGFTLNPAIGTFYLSHPNMKYAEDGRIYSVSEGYFTHFQEGMKRFLIHCKELNVAEKRPYTARYIGSLVSDFHRNMIKGGIYIYPATAIDPKGKLRLLYECNPMAFICEQAGGKASDGFTRIMDINPTELHQRVPFYCGSKNMVLKAEEFMTKFSPEVKPKY; encoded by the coding sequence ATGAATAATAAACATATGACACTTGGTGAGTTTATCATCGACAATCAAAATCACTTTAAATATTCTTCTGGAGAACTTTCTCGCCTTATAAATTCTATTCGTTTGGCTGCAAAAGTGGTTAATCACGAAATTAGAAAAGCTGGTTTGGTAGATATTACAGGAGCTTCTGGAGATATAAACGTACAAGGAGAAACACAACAAAAATTAGATGTTTTAGCAAACGACTTGTTTAAACAAACTCTAATTAATAGAGAAATTGTTTGTGGGATTGCCAGTGAAGAAGAAGACGATTTTGTAGTTGTTGAAGGAAAAAATAAAGCAAATGACAACAAATATGTCTTATTAATGGATCCTTTAGATGGTTCTTCTAATATTGATGTAAATGTTTCTGTAGGAACAATATTTTCTATTTACAGAAGAGTTTCCCCTGAAGGAACTCCAGTTACACAAGAAGATTTCTTACAAAAAGGAAGTGAGCAAGTTGCCGCAGGTTATGTGGCTTATGGTACTTCTACAATGTTAGTTTTTACTTCTGGAAATGGTGTAAACGGTTTTACATTAAACCCAGCAATTGGTACATTTTACCTATCGCACCCAAATATGAAATATGCTGAAGATGGAAGAATTTACTCTGTAAGTGAAGGATATTTTACACATTTTCAAGAAGGGATGAAGCGTTTCTTAATTCACTGTAAAGAGTTAAACGTAGCTGAAAAAAGACCTTATACAGCACGTTATATTGGTTCTTTGGTGTCAGATTTTCATAGAAATATGATAAAAGGTGGAATTTATATTTACCCAGCAACAGCAATTGATCCAAAAGGAAAGTTACGTTTGTTGTATGAATGTAACCCAATGGCGTTTATTTGCGAACAAGCTGGCGGAAAAGCTTCAGACGGTTTTACAAGAATTATGGATATTAATCCAACTGAATTACACCAAAGAGTTCCTTTTTACTGCGGAAGTAAAAATATGGTTTTAAAAGCGGAAGAATTTATGACAAAATTTTCTCCAGAAGTAAAGCCAAAGTATTAA
- a CDS encoding F0F1 ATP synthase subunit epsilon: protein MFLEIVTPEAILFSSEIDSVTVPGINGDFQMMNNHAPVVSILKEGMVKIHVHTQEHLVLNDLSGQFVPHIDDDKVLTLSIKSGTLELKDNKVIVLAD from the coding sequence ATGTTTTTAGAAATTGTAACACCAGAAGCTATCTTATTTTCATCAGAAATTGATTCTGTGACGGTACCTGGAATTAATGGTGATTTTCAAATGATGAATAATCACGCACCAGTTGTTTCTATCTTAAAAGAAGGAATGGTTAAGATTCATGTTCATACACAAGAACATTTAGTGCTAAATGACTTAAGTGGTCAATTTGTTCCACATATAGATGATGATAAAGTATTAACTTTAAGTATTAAATCTGGAACTTTAGAATTGAAAGATAACAAAGTAATTGTATTAGCGGATTAA
- a CDS encoding arsenate reductase family protein encodes MKKVYFLQTCDTCRRILKEVNIEGFEKQEIKANPVNVEQLEEMRKLTDSYESLFNKRAKMYKAMDLKNQTLLEKDYRQFILDEYTFLKRPVFIDENEIFIGNSKKVVEALKERIG; translated from the coding sequence ATGAAGAAAGTCTATTTTTTACAAACTTGCGATACGTGCAGACGTATTTTAAAAGAAGTAAATATTGAAGGTTTTGAGAAGCAAGAAATTAAAGCTAATCCTGTTAATGTAGAGCAATTAGAAGAAATGCGAAAACTTACGGATAGTTATGAGAGTTTGTTTAACAAGCGTGCAAAAATGTATAAAGCAATGGATTTGAAAAACCAAACGTTGCTGGAAAAAGATTATAGACAGTTTATTTTAGATGAATATACTTTTTTAAAACGCCCTGTTTTTATTGATGAAAATGAAATTTTTATTGGAAATAGTAAGAAGGTTGTTGAAGCGTTGAAAGAAAGAATTGGATAA